From the genome of Tachysurus vachellii isolate PV-2020 chromosome 2, HZAU_Pvac_v1, whole genome shotgun sequence, one region includes:
- the epas1a gene encoding endothelial PAS domain-containing protein 1, with protein MASEKDKKRHPSERRKEKSRDAARCRRSKETEVFYELAHQLPLPHSIRSHLDKASIMRLTISFLRTRKLLTSACFSGQVKEDTQMDTLYLKTLQGFVAVVTSEGDMIFLSENITKFMGLTQVELTGQSIFDFTHPCDHEEIRENLTVKAGPAYGRRYKELKTERDFFMRMKCTVTNRGRTVNLKSAGWKVLHCTGHLKVYPSRPPHVLCGFAEPPLTCLVVLCEPIPHPSTVDTPIDGKTFMSRHSMDLKFTYCDESVRNLMGYTSEDLVGRSVYDFYHALDVDNMTKGHQNLCAKGQVVSGHYRMLAKHGGYVWLETHGTVIYNSRNSQPQCIVCINYVLSGIEEKSIVLSMDQMGSFFKHQDMLVTSELFCPTSETFTKLKEEPEEIPQLVPTPGEAIIALDFGNPDFEASATFYKSPSHVSVNKLWEMESPHHRSDSKTAKASSSTNSTLSNSSSSTPDNAAGGYYGGEETELKVELTERLFAQDTDNEQWDFSELDLETLAPYIPMDGEDFQLNPIAQDESLSEASSSLCVQPLYSFSNVTSFFQPLAPLNSEHKNCPRPYPEIPLVPPYQAPPNIPHSSRAAMSLEQITLDNSFKRKRQDEFSFSCSFPDIPQSIKQDGISRSESVDNMWKRMKTANTDGCAFSTRKSPDPRDPFSARQVGKHSQPLRCRPPPDPRISGELKQPFIERFCSSAYSPNSMPPFSKLTGITNRLLVPSFGPYCLAELTQYDCDVNVPLQGNLHLLHGNDLLKALDQST; from the exons ATGGCTTCTGAAAAAGACAAGAAGAG GCATCCTTCAGAACGGAGAAAAGAGAAATCGCGAGATGCAGCACGCTGCAGGAGGAGTAAGGAGACGGAGGTGTTCTATGAGCTGGCACATCAGCTGCCACTGCCTCACAGCATCCGCTCACACCTGGACAAAGCATCCATCATGAGGCTAACCATCAGCTTCCTGCGCACACGCAAACTGCTCACATCAG CATGCTTTAGCGGACAAGTGAAGGAGGATACACAGATGGACACTCTGTATTTGAAGACTCTGCAAGGCTTTGTTGCTGTGGTGACATCAGAAGGTGACATGATCTTCCTCTCCGAGAACATCACTAAATTCATGGGTCTCACACAG GTGGAATTAACAGGACAAAGCATTTTTGATTTCACACACCCCTGCGATCATGAGGAAATCAGAGAAAACCTTACTGTCAAAGCAG GGCCAGCGTATGGCAGGAGATATAAAGAgctaaaaacagagagagatttctTTATGAGGATGAAGTGCACGGTCACCAACAGAGGACGCACAGTCAACCTTAAATCAGCTGGCTGGAAG GTGCTACACTGCACGGGGCATTTAAAGGTATACCCCAGCCGGCCTCCTCATGTTTTGTGTGGGTTTGCTGAGCCCCCGCTAACTTGCCTGGTAGTGCTGTGTGAACCAATTCCTCATCCGTCCACTGTGGACACACCAATCGATGGCAAGACCTTCATGAGTCGACACAGCATGGATTTGAAGTTCACCTACTGTGATGAAAG TGTGAGAAATTTAATGGGCTACACGTCAGAGGACTTAGTGGGGCGCTCTGTCTATGACTTCTACCATGCACTGGATGTGGACAACATGACTAAGGGCCACCAGAACT tgtgtgctaAGGGCCAAGTGGTGAGTGGTCACTATCGGATGTTGGCTAAGCACGGTGGTTATGTATGGTTGGAGACACATGGCACGGTCATCTATAACAGTCGTAACTCTCAGCCACAATGCATCGTGTGCATTAACTACGTCTTAAG CGGCATTGAAGAGAAATCCATTGTGCTCTCCATGGACCAAATGGGGTCATTTTTCAAACACCAAGACATGCTGGTCACCAGTGAACTCTTCTGCCCAACCTCAGAAACATTTACCAAACTCAAGGAAGAACCTGAAGAGATCCCACAGCTTGTGCCAACACCGGGAGAAGCAATCATTGCCCTGGACTTTG GAAATCCAGATTTTGAAGCTTCTGCTACGTTCTATAAATCTCCAAGTCATGTTTCAGTCAATAAGCTGTGGGAAATGGAGTCTCCACACCATAGATCTGACAGCAAGACGGCCAAAGCTTCATCCAGCACAAATTCAACCCtgagcaacagcagcagctccacT CCTGATAATGCAGCAGGAGGTTACTATGGTGGTGAAGAGACTGAGCTGAAGGTTGAGCTTACAGAACGGCTTTTTGCCCAGGACACTGACAATGAA CAGTGGGACTTTAGTGAACTGGACCTGGAGACTTTGGCTCCTTACATCCCCATGGATGGTGAGGACTTCCAGCTCAACCCCATTGCTCAGGATGAGTCCTTATCCGAGGCCAGCTCAAGCCTTTGTGTTCAGCCTCTGTATTCATTCAGCAATGTTACGAGTTTCTTCCAGCCTTTAGCTCCCCTCAACTCAGAACACAAGAACTGCCCAAGACCTTACCCGGAGATACCACTTGTTCCTCCTTACCAGGCTCCTCCAAATATCCCGCACTCATCCAGAGCAGCCATGAGCCTTGAACAGATTACACTGGATAACAGCTTCAAGCGCAAGAGACAGGATGAATTTAGTTTTTCCTGCTCGTTTCCAGATATTCCTCAA tCTATTAAACAGGATGGAATAAGTCGCAGTGAGTCAGTAGACAACATGTGGAAGCGAATGAAGACTGCAAACACAGATGGGTGTGCCTTTTCTACCAGGAAATCCCCTGATCCCAGAG acccCTTCTCAGCTAGGCAAGTAGGCAAACATTCTCAACCTCTTCGTTGTCGGCCTCCTCCAGATCCCCGGATCTCTGGAGAGCTCAAACAGCCTTTTATTGAGCGCTTCTGCTCTTCAGCATACAGTCCGAACAGCATGCCACCTTTCAGTAAACTCACAG GGATTACAAATCGATTGCTAGTCCCCTCCTTTGGCCCATACTGCCTGGCGGAGCTGACGCAGTATGACTGTGATGTGAACGTTCCACTGCAGGGAAATCTTCACCTGCTGCATGGCAACGATTTGCTCAAAGCTTTGGACCAGTCCACGTAG